Genomic segment of Planctomycetaceae bacterium:
AACAACTCATCAACCACTTCGGAGACGTTTTCCCAATCGAGTTCAACGCAATGCGGGCACTCTTGCCAAACTATCACATTCCCGGCGACCATTTGCCTGCCGACGAAATGATTCGCGACTACGAATGGGAAACCGAAAACAATCCGAACTTCACACCTGACTTCATTCCGTTCTATGCCGTTGGAAACGGTGACTACCTGTGCCTGTCACGCAGCGCCGGAAAAATAAGTCCCGTGCTGTATGTCGCCCACGACGATCCTCGTGTTGAAGCCCTGCACGATTCATTCACAGAATATCTGAACGATCCAGACTGGTTTCTGCTGAAATAGTGTTCGCTGCTGTTCAGGCGTGGCCGCAATGGTCGCATCTTGGGCCGCCATGAAATAAACGAGGCAGGATCAGGCCGTCAACCGGAGCACTCATTCACGCGGCAACTGAAATCAAAGCCTTCCGTTCGTGCCCGTTTACGGCTGGCATTCGCCGGAAATTTCAAAGGAATAGTAATTGTCGTCTGCTTCCGAAATAGTTCGAAAAGCCATTTCGACTCGACTTAAGTTCGGCGATGACGTTCTTGTTTTTCATTTGTTAACGCACTCGGCGAGA
This window contains:
- a CDS encoding SMI1/KNR4 family protein, whose translation is MTDDEVAALIKRAFESASEPDPRFATDDAEQLINHFGDVFPIEFNAMRALLPNYHIPGDHLPADEMIRDYEWETENNPNFTPDFIPFYAVGNGDYLCLSRSAGKISPVLYVAHDDPRVEALHDSFTEYLNDPDWFLLK